In Paracoccus aminophilus JCM 7686, a single window of DNA contains:
- a CDS encoding peptidylprolyl isomerase, whose product MLKYLLTPALALSASVAFAEGLPGVKDGPGPNLVIEVADAAGQPKGTIVLDLYADKAPKHVERLVSLAKSGAYDGVVFHRVIDGFMAQTGDVKFGKKDGDTSRAGMGGSDLPNLKAEFNDVSFQAGTVGMARSQDPNSANSQFFIDLAPAEFLDGQYTVVGQLVDGWDVLNAIKKGDAAANGSVDKPDYMLKVTVQQ is encoded by the coding sequence ATGCTGAAATATCTTCTGACCCCTGCGCTCGCATTGTCGGCTTCGGTCGCCTTTGCTGAGGGCCTGCCGGGCGTGAAAGACGGCCCGGGCCCGAATCTCGTGATCGAAGTCGCCGATGCCGCCGGTCAGCCCAAGGGCACGATCGTGCTGGATCTTTACGCTGACAAGGCGCCGAAACATGTCGAGCGTCTGGTTTCGCTGGCGAAATCGGGTGCCTATGACGGCGTTGTCTTCCATCGCGTCATCGACGGCTTCATGGCCCAAACAGGCGATGTGAAATTCGGCAAGAAAGACGGCGATACCTCGCGCGCGGGGATGGGGGGATCCGATCTTCCCAATCTCAAGGCCGAGTTCAACGATGTCTCGTTCCAGGCGGGCACCGTCGGCATGGCACGTTCGCAGGATCCGAATTCCGCCAACAGCCAGTTCTTCATCGATCTGGCCCCGGCGGAATTCCTTGACGGGCAATATACCGTCGTCGGCCAGTTGGTTGACGGCTGGGATGTGCTCAATGCGATCAAGAAGGGCGATGCCGCGGCCAATGGCTCGGTCGACAAGCCCGATTACATGCTCAAGGTCACCGTTCAGCAGTGA
- the tyrS gene encoding tyrosine--tRNA ligase, with product MTYHAKSEFLRVMIERGYLADCTDLQALDEALKDGPVTAYIGYDATAASLHVGHLLNIMMLRWFQKTGHRPITLMGGGTTKVGDPSFRSEERPLLDEAAIQSNIDGMQKVFARYLDYGDGKAQMLNNAEWLDNLNYLEFLRDIGRHFSVNRMLSFESVKSRLDREQSLSFLEFNYMILQAYDFLELNRRYECRLQMGGSDQWGNIINGIDLTRRVLDHEIWGLTSPLLTTSDGRKMGKSQGGAVWLNGEMLSPYEFWQFWRNTTDADVGRFLKLYTELPVEECERLGKLEGSEINGAKIVLANAVTTLLHGAEAAASAEATARKVFEEGGAGGDLETVLIGADALGEGLSIVQLLTQTGITPSGKEAKRLISEGGLKLNNDTVTDPQTVIGAATIGDGLKVSVGKKKHRMIQIG from the coding sequence ATGACATACCATGCCAAGTCCGAATTCCTGCGCGTGATGATCGAGCGCGGCTATCTGGCCGATTGCACCGATCTGCAAGCGCTTGACGAAGCCCTCAAGGATGGCCCGGTCACGGCATATATCGGCTATGACGCGACGGCGGCGAGCCTGCATGTCGGGCACCTTCTGAACATCATGATGCTGCGCTGGTTCCAAAAGACCGGCCACCGCCCGATCACGCTGATGGGCGGCGGCACGACCAAGGTCGGCGATCCGTCTTTCCGCTCGGAAGAGCGCCCGCTGCTCGACGAAGCTGCGATCCAGTCGAATATCGACGGGATGCAGAAGGTCTTTGCCCGTTACCTCGACTACGGCGACGGCAAGGCGCAGATGCTCAACAATGCCGAATGGCTCGACAATCTGAATTACCTCGAATTCCTGCGCGACATCGGGCGGCATTTCTCGGTCAACCGGATGCTGTCGTTTGAATCGGTGAAATCGCGCCTCGACCGCGAGCAGTCGCTCTCCTTCCTCGAATTCAACTATATGATTTTGCAGGCCTATGACTTCCTCGAGCTGAACCGGCGCTACGAGTGCCGCCTTCAGATGGGCGGCTCGGATCAATGGGGCAATATCATCAACGGGATCGACCTGACCCGCCGCGTCCTCGATCACGAGATCTGGGGCCTGACCTCGCCGCTTCTGACCACCTCGGACGGGCGCAAGATGGGCAAGTCGCAGGGCGGCGCGGTCTGGCTCAACGGCGAAATGCTCTCGCCCTATGAGTTCTGGCAGTTCTGGCGCAACACGACCGACGCCGATGTCGGCCGCTTCCTCAAGCTCTATACCGAGCTCCCGGTCGAGGAATGCGAGCGTCTGGGCAAGCTCGAAGGCTCGGAAATCAACGGCGCCAAGATCGTCCTCGCCAATGCGGTAACGACGCTCCTCCATGGTGCCGAGGCCGCCGCCTCGGCCGAGGCGACCGCGCGCAAGGTCTTCGAAGAAGGCGGCGCAGGCGGCGATCTCGAAACCGTGCTGATCGGAGCGGATGCGCTTGGCGAAGGGCTTTCCATCGTCCAGCTTCTGACCCAGACCGGCATCACGCCCTCTGGCAAAGAGGCCAAACGCCTGATCTCCGAAGGCGGGCTCAAGCTCAACAACGACACGGTCACCGACCCGCAAACCGTGATCGGTGCGGCGACCATCGGCGATGGCCTCAAGGTCTCGGTTGGCAAGAAAAAGCACCGGATGATCCAGATCGGCTGA